The Hyalangium minutum DNA segment TCGCGAGCAGGCCTCCTCGGGCACCGTGGACAAGGAGGATGTGCGCCAGGCCATCCAGACGGTGGTTCCGCTGATTCGCGAGTGCTTCCAGGACGTGGCCGAGCGCTTCCCCGGGCCCCACACGGTGACGCTGAAGTTCACCATCGAGGGCCAGGGGCTGACCGGGTTCTTCCGGGACGGGGAGGTGGTGGACTCGACCCTCCAGGACCCGTTCGCCCTGGCCTGCTTCCTGGATTCGCTGTTGGATGTCCGATTCCCTGCCCCCCGAGGGGGTGGCAAGGTGACCATCACCTACCCTTTCCACTTCCAACCTGGGACGGACGCTGGCCGTTGAGGCGCCCTTTGCGTAAGGTGCCCTCGCTCAGCAGCATGCCCGCCACCATCGAACAGCTTGGACCTCAGCACACGGATGCTTTGCGGTCGTTCCTGGCGAAGGACTCGACGCACAACATCTACCTGCTCGGTCTCTTCGAAGAGTTCGGCATCGTCCCGCGAGCGGGGCGAGCGCGGTTCGCTTTTCACGGCCGGTTCGATGGGAAGAACCTGACGGCGGCCCTCTTCGTGGGCGGCGAGGGTGGGCTGGTGGTGCCCTCGGCGAGCGACCCGGCCTTCATCAGCGAACTGGCCGAGAGCCTGGGCTCGCAGTTGCGGCTCCAGGCCTCGGTGGGCGAGAAGCCCACGGTGGATGCACTGGTGCGCATCCTCGGGAACAACGCCAAGCCCCGGCTGTCGCGGGTGCAGCGGCTGTTCGCCGTGTCCGCCGATGACCTGGGGCCCTTCACCAACCCCATCCTCCGGCTGGCCAAGGAGGAGGACCTGCCCCGGCTGATGCCGCTGGCGCTCGGCGCGGTGCGCGAGCTGATGGAGCGGGACCCCCTGGCCGAGGACCCGAACGGCTATGAGGCGCGGGTGATGCAGCGCGTGCGCGGCCGGCGGACCTACGTGCTGGAGGAGAACGGCACGCTGATCTTCAAGGTGGACATCGGCAGCCGCTCGCAGCACGGGGCGGAGCTCGAGGGCCTCTACACCCTGCCTCAGGAGCGCAACAAGGGCCACGCGACGCTGTGCCTGGGGCAGATCTGCCGGCACCTGCTGTCCTCGCTGCCTCGGCTGGTGATACGGGTGGACGAGAAGGACGAGAGCACGGCGCGAATTGCCCGGAAGGTGGGCTTCCTGGCCGGACGCGTTCAGCGCCTCGTGTTGTTGGAATAGGAACCATGTCTCGGCCGACGCCCAGCCGCCGCCCTCTCTCGGGAGAGGGCCCTGTCATCCTCCACTCGGCCACGGATCCGCGTTGGCTGCCGCAGGCCCTCGAGCGCTTCAACGAGGTGCTGGTGGACCATGCCCACTGCGAGAAGAAGGCTGCGGCGAACGCGCTCTCACTGCTGCAGGCGTACCCGGAGCTGCCGGGCCTTCCGGCGCAGATGGCACGGCTGGCGCGCGAGGAGAGCGCGCACCTGGCCCGAGTGCTGGACCTGATGGCGGCGCGGGGGCTGACGCTGAGCAAGGACGCGGGGGACCCGTACGCGCAGGGGCTGCAGAAGCTCATCCGGACTCCGGCGGGGGAGCGAAAGGTGGACCGGCTGCTGGTGGCGGCCATCATCGAAGCACGCTCCTGCGAGCGCCTCTCGCTGCTGTCCGAGGGCTTGGAGGATCCGGCGCTGCGCCGCTTCTATGGAGAGCTGGCGCAGTCCGAGGACGGGCACCAGTCCCTCTTCTACCGGCTGGCCGTGACGGCGGGCGGAGACGAGGCCACCATCCACGAGCGGCTGGAGTTCCTGCTGGCCCGCGAGGCCGAGGTGATTGCCTCCGTGGGGCTGCGCGCCGCGATTCACTGAGCGGCGAGCCCGGCTGGTGTGTCCTCAAGGTTCCCGGAGTCTGGGCTGGGTAAAGACAGACACCCGAGCGGCAGGTAAACCGAGACATCCCCTCATTTTCTCAACCCCCTGTAACTGCTGGGAATTTCAGCCAGTCTGATGTGTGAATCCGTGAATCACTGGGTTTCGTCGAAATCAGGGGATGGTTCAGATTGATGGCAAGAAGGCGGTGCGTGCGAATTGTGTGCATCAATTTCCACAGTGCCGGGCTCCAGTCCTTTCGAAGGGACGATTCCTTTCAAACGACTTGGAGAACCTCGTGCTTCAGACCTGGAAAACCTGGATGCTCACCGCGGGCCTCGCCGCCCAGTTCGCCTGCGGGGGCCCCGCCTCCGACACCCCCGACACGCTGGAGCAACCGCAGGGCGTGGCCCTGACGGGCTCGAACGCCGTCCAGCGGCTCGACACGGCGCCCCTGGCGAAGGGCGTGGACGTCACGGCGCTCGTCGCTTTGAACTATCACTCGCTCGCGCTCGCCCCCACCCTGCAAGGCAACGCCTTGTTCAGCCCGGGCAGTGCCAGCTCCATCATCCAGACGAGCGACGGCGGTTATGCGTTCACCGGCACCTTCAAAGCGCTGGGCACCGACGACATCCTCCTGGTGAAGCTCGACGCCTTCCTGAATGTCCAGTGGGCCTACGCCTATGGCACCTCCAACGCGGAATCCGGCGTCGAGGTCCGCCAGACGAGTGATGGCGGGTTCATGATCGCGGGACAGATTTTCCAGAACGCCACCACCAACTTCGATTTCTATCTCGTCAGGACCGACTCCACGGGCAACCCCTATTGGCAGCTTTCCAACGGCGGCACTCTCCATGAGTACGCCACCGCCATGGAGGTGACTCCTGACGGCGGATGCATCATCGTCGGCAAAACCCAGAGCAACCTGGGCTACCAGAACGCCTACATGGTGAAGTTCTCCTCCGTGGGAGCCGTGCAGTGGAGCCGGTCGTTCTCGAGCGGCGACTCTGGAACCTACGAGTTCAGGGGCGTGGCCAACGTTCCAGGCGGTGGCTATGTCGCCGTCGGCAGCCGGCAGGTCAAGGTGTCCTCGTCGACCTGGGAGACCTTTGGCTACGCCGTGAAGGTGAACAGCGCCGGCTCGACGCTCTTCGAGGTCAGCTCGGGACGCTTCGCGGGCCTGGAGGCAGTGACCGCGACCTCCACCGGCTACGTGGCCGTGGGCTACATCTATCCGGTGTCGGGCGCCGACTTCTATGCGGTCCGCTTCAGCCCCACGGGCGGCACCCTCTGGGCCTGGAGCCTCAACGCGGGAACGAACGGGGATTATCTGAGTGATGTCAAGCTCGCCAGCGATGGCAACTACGTCGTCACGGGCACCATCTCCCCGACCCTGACCCAGCAGAACCTCCGCCTCATGAAGCTGGATAACAGTGGAATCCGGCTCTGGGATTTCTACCCCTACGCCAGCACCGTGAACACGAATGGTCAGAGCCTCGCCATCACCAGCGATGGAGGCTTCATCAACAGCGGCGGCTACACCGACAGCACCAACACCTGGTACCTGCTGCTCAGCAAGTTCTCGCCCTGAGAGCGCCCCGTGGGCACCATGGGTAAGGCCAGACACCCGTAGGATGGGTGAGGCCAGACACCCAAGCTGGGGGTAAAGCCAGACACCCAAGCTGGGGAAGCCTGTCGTGTGTCTTCTCTTCTGCATGCAGTTGGAAAACTTTACGTGTCTGTAGCACTGCGCTACAGACTTTTACAGAAGCAAGGGCGCGGTCCCTCTCCAACGCGTCCAACGGCGGGCACCGTGTCGTGGCCTGACCGGCTGTCCTCCCGCTCTTACCCCCAGATTCATCGCATCGCCGAGCCACGGAGCCGCTGAGGCTCCGTGCGCCTCTGCTTCACTGCCGTCAATCCCTGTCACTTGCGACGTTTCGTCGGAAGAGCTGCTTGGCGCGGCTTGGAAGACGTGCGTCTTGAAGGAGCACGTGTATGTCTCATCCCCCGTATCGTTTCCAGAGCACCCGGAGGGCGCTGCGCAAGACGGCCCTCGTCCTGTCGGCCCTCACCTTCGGCCTCAACGGCTGCAGCACCCAGCCCTCCGCGCCCCAGCAGCAGGAGCAGGAGGACTCCGCCACCGCCACCTTCTCCATCAAGGCCGCGGACTTCTTCGAGTCCTCTGGCCAGAGCGGCTCCCGCTCCTCCGCTTCGCTGCGCTCGGCCCAGGCCTTCACCTTCAACGAGGTGACGACGCTGCGCATCACCGTGAAGGACAAGGTCTCCAACACGCCGCTCTACGTGAACTTCGATTTGGGCTTCTCCGCGGGCGAGTGGAGCGGAGAGATTCCCTTCCTCCCCAAGAACAAGGCGCTCGTCTTCCACGCGGCGGCCCTCAACTCCGCACGCGAGGTGCTCTTCGAGGGAGACACCGAGCAGACCCTGTCGCTCCCCTACCAGACCATCATCATTGCCCTGTCCGCCGCCAATGACGGCCGGACCATCAGCATCCCCCGCATCCGGAAGATCTCCGTGCCCTCGGCCTTCGGCTCTGACCAGGCCGGCAACGTCTCCTTCTCCGTGGAGGCCAACACCGGAGAGACGCTCACCTATGAAATCACTCCCGCGCAGGGAGGCGGCACCTTCTACCCGGTGAACGGCTCCTTCACCCTGGCGACCACCTCGGGCACCTTCGTCAGCCAGTACGTGCCGCCCACCGTCAGCTCCAACACCGAGTTCGAGCACACGGTGAAGGTCACCAACCCGGCTGGCCACTCCGTCACCACCACCTTCAAGACCAAGATCAAGCCGCCCGGTACCACCGACGGCGTGCAGAACACCGGCATCACGGTGCTCTTCGCCCCGGTCATCAACAGCGTGAGCTCGAGCCGCATCACCGGCACCGGCAACGTGCTCTTCCAGGCCTCGGTGGCTGACAACGACGCCGCGACGGACCTCCGGTACGCCTGGAGCTTCACGTCCGCCCCGAGCACGAACTTCAACCTGACCTTCACCAACAACGGCACCACCAACCCCGCCACCCTGCAGAATTACACGACGGCCGCGCAGGGCACCATCACGCTGGCCGTGACGGACACCGACAACGCGACGACGACGCTCACCTACCCGCTGACGCCCAACCAGTTCCCCGACAACCCCGTCGTGGAGGGCGGGCTGACCGGCATCAACACCATCCGCGCGGGCGAGTCCCACACCTGCGCGCTCTTCAACAACGGCAACCTGCGCTGCTGGGGGCTCAACAGCAGCGGCGAGCTCGGCTACGGCAACACCTTCGACATCGGCGATAACGAGCAGCCCTTCACGGCGGGCGACGTGCCGCTGGTGGGCGTGGGCTCCAAGCTGGCGGTGGGCGCCCACCACACCTGCGCCCTGCTGGACACGGGCCTGGTGCGCTGCTGGGGCAACAACCAGTACGGCCAGCTCGGCTACAACACCACCCTCAACGTGGGGGATGGCGAGCCCATCGTCAACTACGGCTACGTCAACCTGGGCGGCATCGCGGTGAAGATCGCCGCGGGCGCCGAGCACACCTGCGCCCTGATGAACACGGGCAACGTGCGCTGCTGGGGCCGCAACAACTACGGCCAGCTCGGCCGGGGCCACGCCAATGACGTGGGTGACAACGAGCAGCCGTATGAAGGCGGGGACAGCGACGTGAACGTGGGAGGCACCGTGAAGAACATCGTCGCCGGTGGCCACCACACCTGCGCCCTGCTGGACAACGGCCACGTGCGCTGCTGGGGCTTCAACGCCTACGGCCAGCTGGGCTACAGGGACCACACCCCTCTCGGTGACAGCGAGGATCCCGCCTCCAGGGGAGATGTGCCGGTGGGCGGAGACACCGTCCTGCAGCTGGCGGCGGGCGAGAACCACACCTGCGCGGTGCTCAGCACCGGCAACCTGCGCTGCTGGGGCTACAACGGCTTCGGCCAGCTGGGCTACGGCAACACCGCCAGCGTCGACACGCCCTCCGAGGCGGGTGATGTGGACGTGGGCGGTCAGGTGCTCCAGGTGGCCACGGGCAAGCTCCACACCTGCGCCCTGCTGGGCACCGGCGACCTCAAGTGCTGGGGCAACGGCGGCAGCGGCCGGCTGGGCTACGGCAGCGCCTCGCACCGGCTCGCGCCCACCACCGTTGTGGACTTGGGTGGCTCCAGCGCCTTCCAGGTGACGGCGGGTGGCAGCCACACCTGCGCGCTGCTGAGCACGGGCGGCGCCCGCTGCTGGGGTGAGAACGCGGCCGGCCAGCTGGGCTACGGCCACGTCCGCGACATCGGCGACACCGAGCTGCCCTCCTCCGAGAACGACCTCCAGCTCCTCGCGCCGTAGTTCCCCGTCGTGCTGGGGCGAGGGCTCTCCCGGGCCCTCGCCCTTTTCTTGCGGCCACGAAGGTGACCTTCATGAAGAAAGCCTCCACTCCCCTGCTGTTGGCGCTGGGGCTGGCGCTGCTCGCGGGCTGCTCTGCCTCTTCCGGCACGGGCTCGGCACAGCTTGCTGTCTCGTTGCCCCAGGCGCTCTCCGCCTCCGTCTCCCGCGTCTCGGTCACTGTCAGCGCCGCGGACATGCCCTCTGTCTCCGTGGACCTCGTCTTCTCCCACAGCGTCTGGGGCGGCTTGCTCAGCTCGCTGCCCGCGGGCTCCCACCGCACCTTCCTGGCCCGGGCCTTCGACGCCTCCGGCACCCTTCTCTATGAGGGTTCTGCCTCCGGCATCTCCCTCTCCGCCAACCAGACCGCCCTGGTCGCCCTGACCCTTCAACAAGTCGATGCACCGCCTCCGTTCCAGAACGCGGCCCCGTTCATCGACTCCCTGGCCGCCGCTTCCACCTCGGTAACCGCGGGCGGCACCCTCTCCCTGGTGGCCGCCGCACATGACCCGAACGCGGGCGATACGCTCACCTACGCCTGGTCCTCCACCGCGGGCTCCTTCTCCTCGGCCACCGCTGCCTCCACCTCGTGGACGGCGCCTTCCACCCTCGGCCTTCAGACCCTCACCCTCACCGTCACGGACTCCAGGGGCCTTTCCTCCAGCGTCTCGCTGGCCATCTCCGTCACCCCGAGCCCGGCGCTGGGCAGCGCGCAGATCACCATCTCCTTCAATCTCTCTCCCCAGGTGGCCTCCCTCAGCGCCACGCCCACCCGGCTGGCTGTCGGACAGGCCACGGCGGTCTCCGTCTCGGCCTCGGACCTGGATGGCGACAGCCTGTCCTACGCTTGGAACGCCTCGTGCGCGGGCTCCTGGGCCAATGCCACCTCCAGCGCGGCCCAGTTCACTCCGTCGGCCCTGCCTTTCGGCACCTGCAACAACTGCCGCCTCACCGTTACCGTCTCTGACGCGCGCGGCGGGCAGACCACCGGCACCGTGGCCTTGTGCGTCAGCAACATCCCCACCACCAACCACCTCCAGCCTGTCATCGTCTCCGCCTCCAGCTCGTCAGGCACCGCCACGGCCGGACAGGTGATCACCTATGAGGTGATGGCCAGCGACCCCGAGGGTTCCGCGCTCTCCTTCTCCTGGACGGCCACCACTGGCTCTCTGAGCACCGCGGCCACCACCGCCTCCTCCAGCCGCATCACCTGGACGGCTCCGCCCTGTGTCCGGAGCAGCCCGGTTCCTGAGCTCACCGCCACCATCACCAACGCCTTCCACCTGACAGCCACCCAGAGCTTCTCCATCACCGGGCTACCGCTCTGTCCTCCGCCGAGCTGGGCCTCGACAGGCGCCATGCTCTCGCCTCGCGGCTACCACACGGCCACGCTGCTGCCCAACGGCAAGGTCCTCGTCGCGGGGGGCAGCCACCAGGGGCGCCTCGCGACGGCGGAGCTGTACGATCCGGCCTCGGGTACCTGGAGCGCGACAGGTCCCATGCTCGCGCCTCGTGACGGCCACACGGCGACGCTGCTGCTCAACGGCAAGGTCCTCGTCGTGGGGGGCAACCCCCAGGGGCTCCTCGCGACGGCGGAGCTGTACGATCCGGCCACTGGCACCTGGAGCGCGACAGGACCCATGCTCGCACCTCGTGACGGCCACACGGCGACGCTGCTGCTCAACGGCAAGGTCCTCGTCGCGGGGAGCTGGGGCTACAGCGGGGCTCCAGCGACCACGGAGCTGTATGACCCGGTCTCAGGCACCTGGAGCGATGCTGGCAGACTGCTCCCGGCTCGCTCCTACGCCATGGAGACGCTGCTGCCCAACGGCAAGGTGCTCATCGTGGGGGAAGACGCGCAGGGCAACCTCTCCCCGGTGGAGTACGACCCGGCCGGGGGCACCTGGAGCGACACAGGTGGCACGACCTCTGGCCGTTGGAACTACACGGCGACGCTGCTGCCCAGCGGGCGACTGCTCATCACTGGAGGGTTCGGCAACCCCGGGCTCCTCGCGGCGGCGGAAGCGTACGACCCGGCCTCGGGCACCTGGAGCGCTGCCGGCACCATGTCCTTGCATCGCTACTCCCATACGGCGGTGCCGCTGCGCTCCGGCAAGGTGCTCGTCTTCGGGGGAGACGGCTGGGGCGGCGATCTCGCGGCGGCCGAGGTGTACGACCCGGCGTCGAGCACCTTCGGCCCCGCGGGTACCATGCTGACACGCCGCACCTCTCCTTGGGCGATGGTGCTGCCTGACGGCCGGGTGCTCATCGCGGGGGGATACGACCTCCAGTCCCATTTGCCTATGGCCGCGGCGGAGGAGTACGACCCGGCCACGGACACCTGGAGCCCCGCAGGCGCCATGCTCACGCCTCGCAATGGCTACAGGGTGACGTTGTTGCCCGACGGCAGGGTGCTCGTCACGGGTGGATCCGGCACCACCGGCGGTCTCACGCAGGCGGAGCTCTACACACCTTGAGCCGCGCGAGCCGTTGGACCTCCTTCCTCAGACACGAGAACTCCCTCATGAACAAAAGCTCCCTCTCCCTGCTGCTGGCGCTGGGGCTGGCGCTGCTCGCGGGTTGCTCGCCCTCTTCCTCCGGCACCGGCTCGATTCAGTTCGCCGTCGCGGTGCCCCAGGCGCTCTCCGCCTCCGTCTCCCGCGTCTCCGTCACTGCGCTCGCCGCCGATTTCCCCTCCGTCTCGGTGGACCTTGTCTTCGCCAACGGCTCCTGGGGCGGCACGCTCGGCGACCTCCCCGCAGGCGCCCATCGCACCTTCCTGGCCCGGGCTTTCGACGCTTCGGGCACTGCGCTCTTCGAGGGCTCTGCCTCCGGCGTCTCCATCGCCGCTGGCCAGACCGCTCTGGTCGCCATCACCCTCCAGCAAGTCAACGCGCCTGCCTTCCAGAACGAAGCCCCGATCATTGACTCCCTGACGGCCTCCTCCACCTCGGTGTCCGTGGGCAACTCCCTCTCGCTCGCCGCTTCCGCGAGCGATCCCAATCCCGGAGACACGCTCTCCTACGCCTGGACCGCCACCGCAGGCTCCTTCTCCTCGGCCACCGCGGCCTCCACCTCGTGGACGGCTCCGGCCTCCACCGGCATTCAAACCCTCTCCCTCACCGTGACGGACTCCCGGGGCCTCTCCTCCTCCATCACGGTGGTGGTCAACGTCCTCCCCTCGGGGGAGCAGGGCCAGGCGCAGCTCTCCATCTCCTTCAATTCCACCCCTCGCGTGGATTCCCTCAACGCCACGGCCTCCCAACTGGCCGTGGGGCAGAGCACCGCGGTGTCCGCCTCGGCCTCGGATCTGGATGGCGACAGCCTCACCTATTCCTGGAGTAACTCGTGCGCGGGCTCCTGGGCCAACGCCGCCTCCCGCGCCGCGCAGTTCACTCCCTCCGAGCTGCCTGCCAGCACCTGCAACAACTGCGACCTGACCGTCACCGTCTCCGACGGGCGCGGCGGGCAGACCACCGGCACCGTGGCGCTGTGCGTCCGAGCGCCTCCCGAGCTCAATCACCTTCCTCCTCTCATTCTCTCCGCCTCCGGCAGCTCGGGTACGGCCACGGCGAGGCAGGTGCTCACCTATGAGGTGGTGGCCAGCGACCCCGAGGGCTCCGCGCTCTCCTTCTCCTGGACAGCCACCGCCGGCTCGCTGGGCACCGCGGCCGACAGCGCCTCCTCCAGCCGCATCACCTGGACGGCCCCTGGCTGTGTCAGTGAAGGCACTCCTCTGGCCATCACCGCCACCATCACCAACGCTTTCCACCTGACGGCCACGAAGAGCTTCTCGGTCACGGGGTTGCCTGTCTGTGTCCCCCCGAGCTGGACCTCGACGGGCTCCCTGGTTTCGCCTCGTTACGGCCACACAGCGACGCTGTTGCCCAGCGGCAAGGTCCTCGTCGTGGGGGGCTGGGGTTCCAGCAGTACCTCCCTGGCGACCGCGGAACTGTATGACCCAGCGACGGGCACCTGGAGCGCAACAGGCTCCCTGCACGGATCGCGCGTGAACCACACGGCGACGCTGCTGAGCAACGGCCAAGTGCTCGTCGCGGCAGGGACAGGATCCGGCAGTCCCGGAATGTACGGGACGGCGGAGGTGTACGATCCCGCCTCGGGTACCTGGCGCGAGACAGGCCTCCTGACCTTGCCTCGCGTCTTCGCCTCCGCGACCCTGCTGCTTGATGGCCAGGTGCTTCTCACGGGAGGCATCAACGAGAGGTCAGGCTTCCTCGCGGCGGCGGAGGTCTTGGACCCGTCCGCGGGGATAGGCACCTGGAGAGCGACCGGCTCCATGGCCTCGGCGCGCTTCTTCCACACGACAACACGGCTGCCGAACGGCAAGGTGCTCGTTGCGGCCGGACTCGACTCGGGTGTCCCTTCCACCACGGCGGAGGTGTACGACCCAGCCTCGGGCTCTTGGAGTGCGACGGGCTCCATGGGCTCGCCTCATTCCTGGCACGCGGCGACGCTGCTGAACAACGGCAGGGTGCTCGTCACGGGGAGCGCCTACGGGCCACCGCCGCAGGTGACAGCAGAGGTGTACGACCCGGCTTCGAACTCTTGGAGCGCGGCTGCTTCCATGCTCACGCCTCGCGCGTACCACTCAGCGACGCTGCTGAAGAACGGCCGAGTGCTCATCGCAGGGGGTGATGGCGGCCCGCTCGCGCCCGCAGAGGAGTACGACCCCACCTCGGATACCTGGAGCGCTGCGGGCTCCATGCTCACGCCTCGCAGCGGCACCACGGCGACGCTGCTGCTCAACGGCCAGGTCCTGTTCGTGGGGGGCGTCTCGGGCAGCGATCCCCTCTCGACGGCGGAGCTGTACACGCCCGGCACTCCTTAAGTCCCTGGAGCCATTCCTTCATGAAGAAGACTCCCTCTCTCCTGCTGTTGATGCTGGGGCTGGCGCTGCTCGCGGGCTGCTCTGCCTCTTTCTCTGACACGGGCTCGGCACAGCTTGCCGTCCTCCTCCCTCGCTCGGACTCCTCCTCCATCTCCCGCGTCTCGGTCACCGCCAGTGCGGCGGACCTCCCCTCGGCTTCCGTGGACCTTGCCTCCTCCCACGGACTTCAGGGAGGGAACCTCGGCAACCTCCCCGCAGGTGCCAACCGCTCCTTCCTAGCGGAGGCCTTCGACGCCGCGGGCAACCGGCTCTTCCAGGGCTCCGCCTCCGGCGTTCCCATCTCCGCTGGCCAGTCCGCCTTCGTGGCCATCACCCTCCAAGCGCTCAACGCGCCTCAGTCCTCGCTGAATGAGCCCCCGGTGATTGACTCGCTGGTGGCCTCCTCGACTTCCGTGGCCGTGGGTGGCTCCATCTCTTTGCAGGCCACGGCCCATGGACTTCACCCGGAGGAGCCCCTCACCTACGCCTGGTCTTCTTCCGCAGGTTCCTTCGCCTCGGACTCCGAGGCCTCCACCTCGTGGACGGCGCCTTCCACTCCTGGCGCGCAGACCCTCACCGTCACCGTGACGGACTCTGGAGGCCTCTCCTCCAGCGCCTCCGTGGACCTCGAGGTTCTCTCGAGCGATGGACACGGTTCGGCGCAAATCACTGTCTCCTTTAATAGCGCTCCCAGCGTGGCGTCCCTCAGCGTCACGGCCTCGCAGCTCGCGGTGGGGCAGAGCACTTCGGTGTCCGCCTCGGCCTCGGACCTGGATGACGACAGCCTCTCCTACGCCTGGAGCGCCTCGTGCGCGGGCTCCTGGGCCAACGCTTCCTCCAGCGCCGCGGAGTTCACCCCCTCCGCGCTGCCCGGTGGCTCTTGCAACAACTGCGACCTGACCGTCACCGTCTCCGATGGGCGCGGCGGGCAGACCACTGGCACCTTGGCCCTGTGTGTCAGCACGAGCGCCCCTCCCAACCGCTTCCCTCCCCGCCTCCTCGGCTCCTACAGCTCCGCGTTTCCCTGGGAGCTCATCTCCGCAGGACAGGTGCTCACCTACGAGGTCGTGGCCACCGATCCCCAGGGCTCCGCGCTCTCGTTCTCCTGGGCCGCCAACACCGGCTCGCTGGGTACACCGGCCTCCAGCGCCTCCCAGAGCCGCACCACGTGGACGGCCCCCACGTGTGCCAGTGAGGGCACCACTCCTGCCATCACCGCCACCTTCACCAATGCCTTCA contains these protein-coding regions:
- a CDS encoding GNAT family N-acetyltransferase, with the protein product MPATIEQLGPQHTDALRSFLAKDSTHNIYLLGLFEEFGIVPRAGRARFAFHGRFDGKNLTAALFVGGEGGLVVPSASDPAFISELAESLGSQLRLQASVGEKPTVDALVRILGNNAKPRLSRVQRLFAVSADDLGPFTNPILRLAKEEDLPRLMPLALGAVRELMERDPLAEDPNGYEARVMQRVRGRRTYVLEENGTLIFKVDIGSRSQHGAELEGLYTLPQERNKGHATLCLGQICRHLLSSLPRLVIRVDEKDESTARIARKVGFLAGRVQRLVLLE
- a CDS encoding tRNA-(ms[2]io[6]A)-hydroxylase, which produces MSRPTPSRRPLSGEGPVILHSATDPRWLPQALERFNEVLVDHAHCEKKAAANALSLLQAYPELPGLPAQMARLAREESAHLARVLDLMAARGLTLSKDAGDPYAQGLQKLIRTPAGERKVDRLLVAAIIEARSCERLSLLSEGLEDPALRRFYGELAQSEDGHQSLFYRLAVTAGGDEATIHERLEFLLAREAEVIASVGLRAAIH
- a CDS encoding Kelch repeat-containing protein, producing MKKASTPLLLALGLALLAGCSASSGTGSAQLAVSLPQALSASVSRVSVTVSAADMPSVSVDLVFSHSVWGGLLSSLPAGSHRTFLARAFDASGTLLYEGSASGISLSANQTALVALTLQQVDAPPPFQNAAPFIDSLAAASTSVTAGGTLSLVAAAHDPNAGDTLTYAWSSTAGSFSSATAASTSWTAPSTLGLQTLTLTVTDSRGLSSSVSLAISVTPSPALGSAQITISFNLSPQVASLSATPTRLAVGQATAVSVSASDLDGDSLSYAWNASCAGSWANATSSAAQFTPSALPFGTCNNCRLTVTVSDARGGQTTGTVALCVSNIPTTNHLQPVIVSASSSSGTATAGQVITYEVMASDPEGSALSFSWTATTGSLSTAATTASSSRITWTAPPCVRSSPVPELTATITNAFHLTATQSFSITGLPLCPPPSWASTGAMLSPRGYHTATLLPNGKVLVAGGSHQGRLATAELYDPASGTWSATGPMLAPRDGHTATLLLNGKVLVVGGNPQGLLATAELYDPATGTWSATGPMLAPRDGHTATLLLNGKVLVAGSWGYSGAPATTELYDPVSGTWSDAGRLLPARSYAMETLLPNGKVLIVGEDAQGNLSPVEYDPAGGTWSDTGGTTSGRWNYTATLLPSGRLLITGGFGNPGLLAAAEAYDPASGTWSAAGTMSLHRYSHTAVPLRSGKVLVFGGDGWGGDLAAAEVYDPASSTFGPAGTMLTRRTSPWAMVLPDGRVLIAGGYDLQSHLPMAAAEEYDPATDTWSPAGAMLTPRNGYRVTLLPDGRVLVTGGSGTTGGLTQAELYTP
- a CDS encoding Kelch repeat-containing protein; this encodes MNKSSLSLLLALGLALLAGCSPSSSGTGSIQFAVAVPQALSASVSRVSVTALAADFPSVSVDLVFANGSWGGTLGDLPAGAHRTFLARAFDASGTALFEGSASGVSIAAGQTALVAITLQQVNAPAFQNEAPIIDSLTASSTSVSVGNSLSLAASASDPNPGDTLSYAWTATAGSFSSATAASTSWTAPASTGIQTLSLTVTDSRGLSSSITVVVNVLPSGEQGQAQLSISFNSTPRVDSLNATASQLAVGQSTAVSASASDLDGDSLTYSWSNSCAGSWANAASRAAQFTPSELPASTCNNCDLTVTVSDGRGGQTTGTVALCVRAPPELNHLPPLILSASGSSGTATARQVLTYEVVASDPEGSALSFSWTATAGSLGTAADSASSSRITWTAPGCVSEGTPLAITATITNAFHLTATKSFSVTGLPVCVPPSWTSTGSLVSPRYGHTATLLPSGKVLVVGGWGSSSTSLATAELYDPATGTWSATGSLHGSRVNHTATLLSNGQVLVAAGTGSGSPGMYGTAEVYDPASGTWRETGLLTLPRVFASATLLLDGQVLLTGGINERSGFLAAAEVLDPSAGIGTWRATGSMASARFFHTTTRLPNGKVLVAAGLDSGVPSTTAEVYDPASGSWSATGSMGSPHSWHAATLLNNGRVLVTGSAYGPPPQVTAEVYDPASNSWSAAASMLTPRAYHSATLLKNGRVLIAGGDGGPLAPAEEYDPTSDTWSAAGSMLTPRSGTTATLLLNGQVLFVGGVSGSDPLSTAELYTPGTP
- a CDS encoding RCC1 domain-containing protein, whose amino-acid sequence is MSHPPYRFQSTRRALRKTALVLSALTFGLNGCSTQPSAPQQQEQEDSATATFSIKAADFFESSGQSGSRSSASLRSAQAFTFNEVTTLRITVKDKVSNTPLYVNFDLGFSAGEWSGEIPFLPKNKALVFHAAALNSAREVLFEGDTEQTLSLPYQTIIIALSAANDGRTISIPRIRKISVPSAFGSDQAGNVSFSVEANTGETLTYEITPAQGGGTFYPVNGSFTLATTSGTFVSQYVPPTVSSNTEFEHTVKVTNPAGHSVTTTFKTKIKPPGTTDGVQNTGITVLFAPVINSVSSSRITGTGNVLFQASVADNDAATDLRYAWSFTSAPSTNFNLTFTNNGTTNPATLQNYTTAAQGTITLAVTDTDNATTTLTYPLTPNQFPDNPVVEGGLTGINTIRAGESHTCALFNNGNLRCWGLNSSGELGYGNTFDIGDNEQPFTAGDVPLVGVGSKLAVGAHHTCALLDTGLVRCWGNNQYGQLGYNTTLNVGDGEPIVNYGYVNLGGIAVKIAAGAEHTCALMNTGNVRCWGRNNYGQLGRGHANDVGDNEQPYEGGDSDVNVGGTVKNIVAGGHHTCALLDNGHVRCWGFNAYGQLGYRDHTPLGDSEDPASRGDVPVGGDTVLQLAAGENHTCAVLSTGNLRCWGYNGFGQLGYGNTASVDTPSEAGDVDVGGQVLQVATGKLHTCALLGTGDLKCWGNGGSGRLGYGSASHRLAPTTVVDLGGSSAFQVTAGGSHTCALLSTGGARCWGENAAGQLGYGHVRDIGDTELPSSENDLQLLAP
- a CDS encoding AgmX/PglI C-terminal domain-containing protein, which codes for MRGRSVLFWVLLPFVGLCAVALWLTHPAAPPSPAAPVEPQPSVRAPAPPPPSVPQSRTFGEGSTLPSRSPPPPPITIPEAEPREQASSGTVDKEDVRQAIQTVVPLIRECFQDVAERFPGPHTVTLKFTIEGQGLTGFFRDGEVVDSTLQDPFALACFLDSLLDVRFPAPRGGGKVTITYPFHFQPGTDAGR